A section of the Betaproteobacteria bacterium genome encodes:
- a CDS encoding dihydrodipicolinate synthase family protein, giving the protein MKSHWSGVFPAVTTQFRDDLSLDIDATARVMEGLITDGVSGLVVCGTVGENCSLDKAEKIAVMETAKAVARGRVPVVSGIAEFTSAFAIGMAKEAARIGLDGVMVMPALVYSSKPHETAAHFRSVAKATDLPVMVYNNPPIYKNDVTPEILASLADCETIVYFKESSGDTRRFTDLHNLVGDRFVLFAGLDDVVVESIMVGAVGWVSGLSNAFPREGETLFRLARAGRYAEAMSLYRWFMPLLHLDARPDLVQCIKLCEHIMGRGTHLTRPPRLPLSPAETAAINALMKQALDQRPQLPDVGLGKSA; this is encoded by the coding sequence TTGAAATCTCATTGGAGTGGTGTTTTTCCCGCTGTGACCACGCAGTTTCGCGACGATCTGTCGCTAGACATAGACGCCACCGCAAGAGTCATGGAGGGCCTGATCACGGACGGAGTGTCCGGCCTCGTTGTCTGTGGCACGGTGGGCGAGAACTGTTCGCTCGACAAAGCCGAGAAAATCGCGGTGATGGAAACCGCGAAAGCGGTTGCCCGCGGTCGCGTCCCGGTCGTGAGCGGCATTGCGGAATTCACTTCCGCGTTTGCAATCGGCATGGCGAAGGAGGCCGCCCGTATCGGCCTTGATGGTGTGATGGTGATGCCGGCATTGGTCTATTCATCGAAGCCGCATGAAACCGCCGCGCATTTCCGTAGCGTTGCCAAAGCAACTGATCTGCCGGTCATGGTTTACAACAATCCGCCGATTTACAAGAACGACGTTACGCCGGAAATCCTCGCTTCGCTGGCCGATTGCGAGACGATTGTCTACTTCAAGGAATCCTCCGGCGACACGCGGCGATTTACCGATTTGCACAATTTGGTCGGCGATCGATTCGTACTGTTCGCCGGGCTTGATGACGTGGTCGTCGAAAGCATCATGGTCGGTGCCGTGGGCTGGGTCTCCGGTCTGTCGAATGCGTTTCCGCGCGAAGGCGAGACATTGTTCCGGCTCGCGCGCGCGGGCCGCTATGCCGAAGCGATGAGCCTGTATCGCTGGTTCATGCCGTTGCTGCATCTTGATGCCCGCCCGGACCTGGTCCAGTGCATCAAGCTGTGCGAGCACATCATGGGACGCGGCACCCATCTCACGCGCCCGCCGCGCCTGCCTCTCAGCCCGGCGGAAACTGCCGCAATCAACGCGTTGATGAAGCAGGCGCTTGATCAGCGTCCACAACTGCCCGACGTCGGCCTCGGCAAATCGGCATGA
- a CDS encoding GntR family transcriptional regulator, which yields MATINRKQPLPNLSLRKQVVAILRDAILACRLEPGAVLNERDLAEQLGVSKTPVREALSLLNHEGLVQILPRQAYVVTPITVRDVHECFDLRVILECAAVELAAARIGDDELAQLEAIVSGEADTEPSAETLVRNTGFHSLIARASGNERLTILIEKLLGEMPRLITAGYVLGEHESLMKSLRERNPVHARDAMRQHILHVKEKALGAAASGKPRPKADQPPFARVRRWKAARK from the coding sequence ATGGCAACAATCAATCGCAAGCAGCCATTGCCGAATCTGTCCCTGCGCAAGCAGGTCGTGGCGATCCTGCGCGACGCGATTCTCGCCTGCCGCCTTGAACCCGGCGCCGTCCTCAATGAGCGCGATTTGGCTGAACAGTTGGGTGTAAGCAAGACGCCGGTCCGCGAAGCGCTGAGCTTGCTCAATCACGAAGGCCTCGTCCAGATCCTGCCGCGCCAGGCCTACGTCGTGACGCCGATCACCGTCCGCGATGTTCACGAGTGTTTTGACCTGCGCGTGATTCTTGAATGTGCAGCGGTTGAACTCGCGGCCGCGCGCATTGGCGATGATGAGTTGGCGCAGCTTGAGGCGATCGTTTCTGGCGAGGCCGATACCGAACCATCGGCCGAGACGCTAGTGCGCAATACGGGCTTCCATTCGTTGATCGCCCGGGCTTCGGGTAATGAACGCCTGACGATCCTCATTGAAAAGCTGCTTGGCGAAATGCCCCGGCTGATTACCGCCGGGTATGTGCTCGGCGAGCACGAATCGCTGATGAAGTCGCTGCGCGAACGTAACCCGGTTCACGCAAGGGACGCAATGCGGCAGCACATCCTGCATGTCAAGGAAAAGGCATTGGGTGCCGCCGCGTCCGGCAAACCTCGGCCAAAGGCCGACCAGCCGCCTTTTGCGCGGGTTCGCCGGTGGAAGGCGGCACGAAAATGA
- the ettA gene encoding energy-dependent translational throttle protein EttA — MAQYVYTMNRVGKIVPPKRQILKNISLSFFPGAKIGVLGVNGSGKSTLLKIMAGLDKEIEGEAVPMPGIKIGYLPQEPQLNPDQTVRQSVEEGIGGVLQAKARLDEVYAAYADEDADFDALATEQHKLEAIIAAEGGDSTDTQLEIAADALRLPPWDAVVGKLSGGEKRRVALCRLLLSKPDMLLLDEPTNHLDAESVEWLEQFLQKFPGTVVGITHDRYFLDNAVQWILELDRGTGIPYEGNYSSWLEQKSDRLKKEESSESARQRTLKKELEWVRQNPKGRQAKSKARMTRFEELSSYEYQKRNETQEIFIPVAERLGNEVIEFVNVTKSFGDRVLIDNLSFRVPPGAIVGVIGPNGAGKSTLFKMIQGIEKPDSGEVKIGPTVNLAFVDQSRDSLPNDKTVWEAISGGADILTIGKFEMQSRAYIGRFNFKGADQQKLVGNLSGGERGRLHLAYTLLKGANVLLLDEPSNDLDVETLRSLEDALQEFGGSIMVVSHDRWFLDRIATHILACEGDSQWVFYDGNYNEYENDKLRRLGEEGARPKRVRYKALK, encoded by the coding sequence ATGGCTCAGTACGTATACACCATGAATCGCGTGGGCAAGATTGTTCCGCCCAAACGCCAGATTCTGAAGAACATTTCGTTGTCATTTTTCCCCGGCGCCAAGATCGGCGTACTGGGCGTCAATGGCTCCGGCAAATCCACGCTGCTCAAGATCATGGCCGGTCTGGACAAGGAGATCGAAGGCGAAGCCGTGCCGATGCCCGGCATCAAGATCGGTTATCTGCCGCAGGAGCCGCAACTGAATCCCGACCAGACCGTGCGGCAATCGGTCGAGGAGGGTATTGGCGGCGTGTTGCAGGCCAAAGCGCGGCTCGATGAAGTCTATGCGGCTTATGCCGATGAAGATGCCGATTTTGATGCGCTGGCGACGGAGCAGCACAAGCTGGAGGCCATCATCGCCGCGGAAGGTGGGGACAGCACCGACACACAACTGGAAATTGCCGCTGATGCACTGCGTTTGCCGCCGTGGGATGCGGTAGTCGGCAAGTTATCTGGTGGCGAAAAGCGGCGCGTGGCGCTCTGCCGCTTGTTGCTGTCCAAACCCGACATGCTGTTGCTCGACGAACCGACCAACCACCTCGACGCCGAGAGTGTCGAATGGCTGGAGCAGTTCCTGCAGAAATTCCCCGGCACCGTGGTCGGCATCACCCATGATCGCTATTTTCTCGATAACGCCGTGCAGTGGATCCTGGAGTTGGATCGCGGCACCGGCATCCCCTACGAAGGCAATTACAGTTCGTGGCTGGAACAGAAGTCGGACCGTCTGAAGAAGGAAGAGTCGAGCGAATCCGCGCGCCAGCGCACCCTGAAAAAGGAACTGGAATGGGTGCGCCAGAATCCTAAAGGCCGGCAGGCAAAATCCAAGGCCCGCATGACGCGCTTTGAGGAACTTTCCAGCTACGAATACCAGAAGCGTAACGAGACCCAGGAAATCTTCATCCCGGTCGCCGAGCGCCTCGGTAATGAAGTGATCGAATTCGTCAATGTCACCAAGTCATTCGGCGACCGCGTGCTGATCGATAACCTTTCGTTCCGCGTCCCGCCCGGCGCCATCGTCGGCGTGATCGGTCCGAACGGCGCGGGTAAATCAACGCTGTTCAAGATGATCCAGGGCATCGAGAAGCCGGATAGCGGCGAAGTGAAGATCGGCCCGACGGTCAATCTCGCGTTTGTCGATCAATCGCGCGATTCGCTGCCGAACGACAAGACGGTCTGGGAAGCGATTTCCGGCGGCGCGGATATCCTGACCATCGGCAAATTTGAAATGCAGTCGCGCGCCTACATCGGCCGCTTCAATTTCAAAGGCGCCGACCAGCAAAAGCTGGTGGGCAATCTTTCCGGTGGCGAACGTGGGCGGCTGCACCTGGCCTACACGCTGCTGAAGGGCGCCAATGTGTTGCTGCTCGATGAACCCTCAAACGATCTCGATGTGGAAACGCTGCGTTCGCTGGAGGACGCGCTGCAGGAATTCGGCGGCTCGATCATGGTGGTCTCGCACGATCGATGGTTCCTGGATCGCATCGCCACCCATATCCTCGCCTGCGAGGGCGATTCGCAATGGGTGTTTTACGATGGCAATTACAACGAATATGAGAACGACAAGCTGCGCAGGCTGGGTGAAGAGGGCGCGCGACCGAAACGGGTGCGTTACAAAGCATTGAAGTAG
- a CDS encoding serine protein kinase RIO: MKIPKRLQPLLEDGLIDGVVRQLMSGKEAMVFVVRCGDETRCAKVYKEANKRAFRQAVDYTENRKTKNTRQARAMAKGTRFGRQSQEAAWQNAEVDALYRLAAAGVRVPKPYNFHEGVLLMELVADTEGNAAPRLNDVEFTPDVAIKYHDALIREVVRMLCAGVIHGDLSEFNILVGADGPVIIDLPQAVDAAGNNHAQAMLERDVANLRNYFGRFAPELLKTHYGREIWAHYEAGTLTPEVVLTGRFERKHKAVDMDSVLREIEDTRLEEAARLLRMQDR; encoded by the coding sequence ATGAAAATTCCCAAACGACTGCAACCGCTGCTGGAAGACGGCCTGATCGACGGCGTGGTGCGCCAGCTCATGAGCGGCAAGGAGGCGATGGTGTTCGTGGTGCGCTGCGGAGATGAGACGCGCTGCGCAAAGGTTTACAAGGAAGCGAACAAACGCGCATTCCGCCAGGCCGTCGACTATACGGAGAACCGCAAGACCAAGAACACCCGGCAGGCGCGGGCGATGGCGAAAGGCACGCGCTTTGGCCGCCAATCGCAAGAAGCCGCATGGCAAAACGCCGAGGTCGATGCGTTGTACCGCTTGGCTGCGGCGGGCGTACGGGTGCCGAAACCGTACAACTTTCATGAAGGTGTGCTACTGATGGAACTGGTGGCGGACACGGAAGGCAATGCGGCGCCGAGGTTGAACGACGTCGAGTTCACGCCCGACGTGGCGATCAAGTATCACGACGCGCTGATCCGCGAAGTGGTGCGCATGCTGTGCGCGGGTGTGATCCATGGAGACCTCTCCGAATTCAACATCCTTGTCGGCGCTGACGGCCCGGTGATCATCGATCTGCCGCAAGCCGTGGATGCGGCGGGTAACAACCACGCCCAGGCGATGCTGGAGCGCGATGTGGCGAATTTGCGCAACTATTTCGGCCGGTTTGCGCCGGAACTGCTCAAGACCCACTACGGCCGTGAGATCTGGGCACATTATGAGGCGGGCACCCTGACGCCTGAAGTTGTCCTGACGGGACGATTCGAGCGCAAGCACAAGGCCGTGGACATGGACAGCGTTCTACGCGAGATCGAGGACACGCGACTGGAAGAAGCCGCGCGGTTGTTGCGGATGCAGGATCGTTAA
- a CDS encoding ABC transporter permease subunit, with translation MQCVPAATAANVSAATLNVGSKRFTESYVLAEIVRQTAQAAGDAVVAHRQGLGNTAIVVEALKAGSIDIYPEYTGTIAREILKLDHVPPLPELNQKLAPLGIQASVPLGFNNTYALAMRASVATSGNITRLSDLKAHSHSHLRLGLSQEFIGRADGWPGLKKTYALPFATPRGLDHGLAYEAIAQGQVDVIDIYSTDAKIGKYQMTVLVDDAGYFPRYDAVLLHKADLQVRLPTTWAALTRLEGRINEGAMRGMNASAELEQKSFDRVATEFLADVRAAPMPGLTVAPEPANRARPMKAEAAGETGFMSKLLGPDFWRLTVEHLALVFLSLAASVVLGVPLGVIAARHQAAEAIILGATGVLQTIPSLALLAILIPITGKIGIVPAFIALALYALLPIVRNTHSGLTQISRGMKQAAQSLGMAPRMVLAKIELPLARPMILAGIKTSAVINVGTATIAAFIGAGGFGERIVTGLALNDNATLLAGAIPVAVMALMIEGAFNYGERRMIPVALRNHGV, from the coding sequence ATGCAATGCGTGCCGGCCGCAACCGCCGCGAATGTGTCCGCCGCCACGCTCAACGTCGGCTCCAAACGCTTTACCGAATCCTACGTCCTTGCGGAAATAGTCCGGCAAACCGCGCAGGCGGCAGGGGACGCCGTTGTAGCGCACCGGCAGGGCCTCGGCAATACCGCCATCGTCGTCGAGGCATTGAAGGCCGGCAGTATCGACATCTATCCGGAATACACCGGTACGATTGCGCGCGAAATTCTCAAACTCGATCATGTGCCGCCACTACCGGAGCTGAATCAGAAACTTGCGCCGCTCGGGATCCAAGCGTCGGTGCCACTTGGATTCAATAACACCTATGCGCTGGCGATGCGCGCCAGTGTTGCGACGTCCGGAAATATCACTCGCCTGTCGGACCTCAAGGCGCATTCGCATTCGCATTTGCGGTTAGGGCTTTCGCAGGAATTCATCGGCCGCGCCGATGGGTGGCCGGGATTGAAGAAAACCTACGCACTGCCGTTTGCCACGCCGCGCGGGCTCGATCACGGCTTGGCGTATGAAGCGATCGCACAAGGGCAGGTTGACGTCATTGATATCTATTCAACCGACGCGAAAATCGGCAAATACCAGATGACCGTCCTGGTCGATGACGCCGGGTATTTCCCGCGCTATGACGCGGTGCTGCTGCACAAGGCGGATCTGCAGGTGCGACTGCCGACAACCTGGGCCGCATTGACAAGGCTCGAAGGGCGCATCAACGAAGGCGCCATGCGCGGGATGAACGCGTCGGCCGAGTTGGAGCAGAAGTCCTTTGATCGGGTTGCGACCGAGTTTTTAGCCGACGTGCGCGCGGCACCGATGCCCGGCCTGACAGTTGCACCGGAACCCGCAAATCGCGCGAGGCCCATGAAAGCGGAGGCTGCCGGGGAAACGGGTTTCATGTCCAAGCTACTTGGTCCGGATTTCTGGCGTCTGACGGTGGAACATCTTGCGCTGGTATTTCTTTCCCTGGCAGCGAGCGTTGTTCTCGGTGTTCCGCTCGGTGTTATCGCCGCGCGGCATCAAGCAGCAGAAGCGATCATTCTCGGCGCCACCGGCGTGCTGCAGACCATCCCCTCGCTCGCGCTGCTCGCGATTCTGATTCCAATCACCGGGAAGATAGGCATCGTGCCGGCATTCATCGCGCTCGCGCTATATGCCTTGTTGCCTATCGTGCGAAATACCCATAGCGGCCTTACGCAGATTTCGCGCGGCATGAAGCAGGCCGCGCAATCGTTGGGCATGGCGCCGCGCATGGTGCTTGCGAAGATTGAGCTGCCGCTGGCGCGACCGATGATTCTCGCCGGCATCAAGACCTCCGCTGTCATCAACGTTGGCACCGCCACTATTGCCGCCTTTATCGGTGCTGGCGGCTTCGGCGAGCGCATCGTTACCGGATTGGCGTTGAATGACAACGCCACGCTGTTGGCCGGGGCAATTCCAGTGGCGGTGATGGCATTGATGATTGAAGGCGCATTCAACTACGGTGAGCGCCGCATGATTCCGGTCGCGCTTAGGAATCATGGCGTCTGA
- a CDS encoding PH domain-containing protein has protein sequence MNTPIANAKFNPLIRPYLVITIGFTLAMTIVGIPIAIVWFLGAGQWWARHYFAKLECHLGEKTLRFRKGIFVQVEKTIPLENIQDVTFIEGPILRHFHLSTLKFETAGHSVGQAHDMHLTGIIDAHEFRNRILESRDTLRQQSMRVHSAALAATANADSANQLEALHGIERRMDEIISLLKERK, from the coding sequence ATGAATACTCCAATCGCGAACGCCAAATTCAATCCCCTCATCCGTCCGTATCTGGTCATCACTATCGGCTTCACCCTGGCAATGACGATTGTCGGCATTCCGATTGCGATCGTCTGGTTTCTCGGCGCGGGACAATGGTGGGCGCGGCATTATTTCGCCAAACTGGAATGCCATCTCGGCGAGAAAACGCTTCGATTTCGCAAGGGCATATTTGTACAAGTGGAGAAGACCATTCCGCTGGAGAATATCCAGGATGTCACCTTTATCGAAGGGCCGATCCTGCGTCACTTCCATCTCAGCACGCTCAAATTTGAAACCGCCGGCCACAGTGTCGGGCAAGCACACGACATGCACCTGACCGGCATCATCGATGCCCATGAATTCCGCAACCGGATTCTTGAATCTCGTGACACACTGAGGCAGCAATCGATGCGCGTACATTCCGCAGCACTTGCCGCAACGGCCAATGCCGATTCCGCCAACCAGCTTGAGGCGCTGCACGGCATCGAGCGGCGCATGGATGAGATCATTTCGCTCCTGAAAGAGCGCAAATAG
- a CDS encoding MFS transporter has product MKLRTLTPDEKLLLALSFSQLVAWGSCYYAYAVLMEPIQAALGISKSTAAGAYSLGLLVMGFTAFAVGILIDRGRHFQVLVGGTLVTSCGMLFHAAVDSVWQLYAVWALIGMGMACTLYESVFAFLIRTYPNDYRRRITMVTLLGGLASTVFWPLTALLLARFGWRGACVGLALLQLVCGLFCYLIFLPRHAPTRTPHRKETLPATKLMRSRPFVLLAISFTLQSIVLAGLAAHIIALFAASGVNSAIGLMAASSIGVMQVLGRIFLLVGSRRINPSMTARIVVWLLPAAIITLLVVGLSPWFAFLYAFLFGSGNGMMTIVKGTATADLISRDHVAMLNGVLAMPMAIARAAGPILIATFWDFFGNPQAAILAILGIASCAAFGLAAAYKAAHKAENSGTAANIT; this is encoded by the coding sequence ATGAAGCTGCGCACGCTCACGCCAGACGAAAAACTGCTACTGGCACTTTCATTCTCGCAATTGGTCGCGTGGGGAAGCTGCTACTACGCATATGCCGTGCTGATGGAACCGATTCAGGCGGCATTGGGCATTTCCAAAAGCACGGCCGCCGGCGCCTATAGCCTCGGCCTGCTGGTGATGGGATTCACTGCTTTTGCCGTAGGCATCCTCATTGACCGTGGGCGGCATTTTCAGGTGCTGGTGGGTGGCACGCTCGTTACCAGTTGCGGCATGTTGTTTCACGCGGCAGTTGATTCCGTCTGGCAGCTCTATGCCGTGTGGGCGCTGATTGGCATGGGCATGGCCTGCACGTTATACGAATCGGTGTTCGCCTTCCTGATTCGTACTTATCCAAACGACTATCGGCGCCGAATCACGATGGTGACATTGCTGGGCGGATTGGCAAGCACTGTGTTCTGGCCCCTCACGGCCTTGTTGCTGGCCAGGTTTGGCTGGCGCGGCGCCTGCGTTGGTCTCGCGCTGCTGCAACTGGTGTGCGGCCTGTTCTGCTACTTGATATTCCTGCCCCGCCACGCACCGACGCGGACGCCGCATCGGAAAGAAACGCTGCCGGCCACCAAGCTCATGCGCTCACGTCCGTTTGTGTTGCTTGCGATATCGTTTACGCTGCAATCGATCGTCCTCGCCGGGCTGGCCGCGCACATCATTGCGCTATTCGCGGCGTCAGGCGTCAATAGCGCGATCGGCCTGATGGCTGCGTCGTCGATCGGCGTGATGCAGGTGCTGGGCCGAATCTTCCTGCTGGTGGGAAGCAGGCGAATCAATCCGTCGATGACGGCGCGTATCGTGGTGTGGTTGCTGCCCGCCGCAATCATCACGTTATTGGTGGTGGGTTTGAGTCCCTGGTTTGCATTTCTTTACGCATTCCTGTTCGGCAGCGGCAATGGCATGATGACCATCGTCAAGGGCACCGCCACGGCAGACCTGATCAGCCGGGATCATGTCGCCATGTTGAATGGTGTACTCGCAATGCCAATGGCCATCGCGCGGGCAGCCGGCCCGATCCTCATCGCGACTTTCTGGGATTTCTTTGGCAATCCGCAAGCTGCCATACTGGCGATCCTGGGGATCGCGTCGTGCGCGGCATTTGGGCTGGCGGCTGCGTATAAGGCTGCTCACAAGGCCGAAAACAGCGGCACGGCAGCCAACATCACATAG